The Montipora capricornis isolate CH-2021 chromosome 1, ASM3666992v2, whole genome shotgun sequence genome contains a region encoding:
- the LOC138037053 gene encoding LITAF domain-containing protein-like, with protein MSSMATFNAQGASVEVMLSQLAVIAQQNQANTAGVGANGTPVLTLPELILMRSDKSYGKEPRDMTCRRCHTEITTEIKYSSGGFAFMLCSMMATFGCFLGCCLIPLNVNCTKDVCHFCPNCKAPLGYYQRFFQICR; from the exons ATGTCGAGCATGGCAACTTTTAATGCTCAGGGAG CTTCCGTGGAGGTTATGTTAAGCCAACTTGCTGTGATTGCTCAACAAAATCAGGCTAATACTGCCGGAGTTGGAGCCAATGGGACACCAGTGTTAACGTTACCCGAGTTAATTTTGATGAGGAGCGACAAGTCTTATGGGAAGGAACCAAGAGACATGACTTGTCGGCGTTGCCACACTGAAATTACCACTGAGATAAAGTATTCAAGCGGCGGCTTTGCATTTATGTTATGTTCAATGATGGCCACCTTTGG CTGCTTTCTGGGATGTTGTCTAATTCCTCTCAATGTGAACTGCACCAAGGATGTTTGCCACTTTTGTCCAAATTGCAAGGCTCCACTTGGATATTACCAGCGCTTCTTCCAAATTTGCCGCTGA